The Rhodothermales bacterium genome window below encodes:
- the alaS gene encoding alanine--tRNA ligase produces the protein MSAQLTSEQIREAFLTFFARHGHTIVPSDSIVPKNDATLLFTNAGMNQFKDVFLGTGDRPYRRAVDTQKVLRVSGKHNDLEEVGHDTYHHTFFEMLGNWSFGDYFKTEAVGWAWQLLVKEWGLAPDRLYATVHGGDARLGLDPDEEAAEVWRKKTGIDPDHILFCGSKDNFWMMGDTGPCGPCSEIHIDLRSDEERALVPGKTLVNSDDPRVMEIWNLVFIQYNAQSDGTLQPLPAKHVDTGMGFERVVAVLQGKQSTYDTDLFAPLLARVAELSPLTAIQGYDVIAGVDDATRERYRIAMRVIVDHIRTCAIAVADGVSPGNAGRGYVIRRILRRAVRYGYQTLALREPFLWRLVPALIQKMGAAFPELGDQQDYIERVIRAEEESFLETLGTGIAFFDRIMPYIKDIAHAGSAEASTSRLLSDNATMDLLAKGYDRNDRAAMVAPFVEVARKGQLPGEIAFLLHDTFGFPIDLTELMLREEGLGVDMPRYQELMQVQKDRARAATTFKVDQSKADVWQAVEDVTEERFIGYDTLDEPAARVVAYRTVHGGEAVQHQIVLDKTPFYAESGGQIGDTGTLAIDGVSVQVLDTQKMAGRIVHVVDHVPASFDGVVRARVDASRREEIKKHHSATHVLHAALREELGGHVAQKGSLVAPDRLRFDFSHFERVTPEQLRRVEQRVNEMIQRNIPRTEERRVPVSEAMARGAMALFGEKYGDFVRVITFDPAYSIELCGGTHVDATGELGYFRVVSEGSVAAGVRRIEAVVGKAALDYVGARLAELERVRELFKVPGEGVDEAVATLIADQKRLEKALEAATQQQLAGRLDAFIGAARQVGAARLVTGRIDPVDMDALRTLGQTLRDRLGAGSVAVLGGVDPAGDKAYLVATVSDDLLASSKVKAGALVGALAQKVGGGGGGKPALATAGGRHPEKLDQTLQEAAEVLAGMF, from the coding sequence ATGTCGGCCCAGCTCACTTCCGAACAGATCCGCGAAGCGTTTCTAACCTTCTTCGCCCGGCACGGGCACACCATCGTCCCGAGTGATTCGATCGTGCCCAAAAACGATGCGACGTTGTTATTCACCAACGCCGGCATGAACCAGTTTAAGGATGTCTTCCTGGGAACGGGAGACCGACCCTACCGACGTGCCGTGGATACCCAGAAGGTGCTGCGTGTCTCGGGCAAACACAACGATCTCGAAGAAGTGGGGCACGACACGTACCATCACACGTTTTTCGAGATGCTGGGTAACTGGAGTTTTGGCGATTACTTCAAGACGGAGGCGGTAGGCTGGGCCTGGCAGCTGTTGGTGAAGGAATGGGGCCTCGCCCCGGATCGCCTCTATGCCACCGTCCACGGTGGGGACGCCCGGTTGGGCCTGGACCCGGACGAAGAAGCTGCCGAGGTGTGGCGAAAGAAAACAGGCATCGATCCGGATCACATCCTCTTCTGCGGGTCCAAAGACAATTTCTGGATGATGGGCGACACGGGCCCTTGTGGACCGTGTTCAGAGATCCACATCGACCTCCGGTCCGACGAGGAGCGCGCCCTCGTCCCGGGCAAGACGCTCGTCAATTCGGACGATCCGCGGGTGATGGAGATCTGGAATCTCGTGTTCATCCAGTACAATGCGCAGTCCGATGGCACGTTACAGCCGCTGCCGGCCAAACACGTCGACACCGGCATGGGCTTCGAACGCGTGGTCGCGGTGCTCCAGGGGAAACAGAGCACGTACGATACCGACCTGTTCGCGCCGCTGCTGGCCCGCGTCGCCGAGCTGAGTCCGCTCACTGCCATACAGGGGTACGACGTCATCGCCGGCGTGGACGACGCCACCCGCGAGCGGTACCGGATCGCGATGCGCGTGATCGTGGACCATATCCGCACCTGCGCCATCGCCGTGGCGGACGGGGTGTCGCCGGGCAATGCCGGCCGTGGGTACGTCATCCGCCGTATCCTGCGTCGCGCCGTGCGGTATGGCTACCAGACCCTCGCGCTCCGCGAGCCGTTCCTGTGGCGGCTGGTTCCGGCGCTTATCCAGAAGATGGGGGCGGCTTTTCCCGAACTGGGCGACCAGCAGGATTACATCGAGCGCGTCATACGCGCCGAGGAGGAGAGTTTCTTGGAAACCCTGGGCACCGGCATCGCCTTCTTCGACCGGATCATGCCTTATATCAAGGACATCGCGCACGCCGGCTCCGCCGAGGCGTCCACGAGCCGGCTGCTATCGGATAACGCCACAATGGACCTGCTCGCCAAGGGTTACGATCGCAACGACCGCGCGGCGATGGTCGCACCGTTTGTCGAGGTCGCCCGGAAAGGCCAGCTGCCCGGCGAAATCGCCTTCCTGCTCCACGATACGTTCGGATTTCCGATCGACCTCACCGAGTTGATGCTCCGAGAAGAGGGCCTGGGGGTCGATATGCCGAGGTACCAGGAGTTGATGCAGGTGCAAAAAGACCGTGCGCGGGCCGCCACGACGTTTAAGGTAGATCAGAGCAAGGCCGACGTGTGGCAGGCGGTCGAAGACGTTACCGAGGAGCGCTTCATCGGCTACGATACCCTCGATGAGCCGGCCGCCCGCGTCGTCGCCTACCGTACGGTGCATGGCGGCGAGGCGGTCCAGCATCAGATCGTGCTGGACAAGACGCCTTTTTACGCCGAAAGCGGCGGCCAAATTGGCGATACCGGGACGCTGGCGATCGACGGGGTATCGGTCCAAGTGCTGGATACACAGAAGATGGCCGGCCGGATCGTGCATGTCGTCGACCACGTGCCCGCAAGTTTCGACGGTGTCGTCCGCGCTCGCGTGGACGCGAGCCGGCGCGAGGAGATCAAGAAGCACCACAGCGCGACCCACGTGCTCCACGCTGCGCTGCGCGAGGAACTCGGCGGCCACGTCGCCCAGAAGGGGTCGCTGGTGGCGCCCGACCGGCTGCGGTTCGACTTCAGCCACTTCGAGCGGGTGACGCCGGAACAGCTGCGCCGGGTCGAGCAACGGGTCAACGAGATGATCCAGCGTAACATCCCCCGCACGGAAGAGCGCCGCGTGCCCGTGAGCGAGGCGATGGCCCGGGGGGCGATGGCGCTTTTTGGGGAGAAATACGGCGATTTTGTGCGCGTAATCACCTTTGATCCCGCGTATTCGATAGAGCTTTGCGGCGGGACCCATGTCGACGCCACGGGCGAACTCGGGTATTTCCGGGTGGTGAGCGAGGGATCGGTCGCCGCCGGCGTGCGGCGCATCGAGGCGGTGGTCGGGAAGGCCGCGCTCGACTACGTGGGTGCCCGCCTGGCGGAGCTTGAGCGGGTGCGCGAGCTCTTCAAAGTGCCGGGCGAAGGGGTGGATGAAGCCGTTGCGACGCTAATCGCCGACCAGAAGCGGCTGGAAAAAGCGCTCGAAGCCGCGACCCAGCAGCAGCTCGCCGGTCGGCTCGACGCCTTCATCGGCGCGGCGCGGCAGGTAGGGGCGGCTCGCCTCGTGACGGGTCGGATCGACCCGGTCGACATGGACGCGCTGCGCACCCTCGGGCAAACCCTGAGGGACCGCCTGGGCGCCGGCAGCGTGGCCGTCCTGGGCGGCGTGGACCCTGCTGGTGACAAAGCGTACCTCGTCGCCACGGTGTCCGACGATCTCCTGGCGTCCTCGAAAGTGAAGGCGGGCGCGCTGGTCGGCGCGCTCGCCCAGAAGGTGGGCGGCGGGGGCGGCGGGAAGCCGGCGCTGGCCACGGCTGGCGGGCGGCATCCCGAGAAACTCGACCAGACCCTGCAGGAGGCGGCAGAGGTGCTGGCCGGTATGTTTTGA
- a CDS encoding T9SS type A sorting domain-containing protein, with product MTFLSKRLLVVSLNVAFFACLVLANPVRAQSSTLAARICVRDAAGNAALSGATVTARNETATPASGATGADGCVALDVPLATSTAIDDPIPGGAFSVGAPFPQPVRAATTIPFLIPESRYVAFSIYDLLGRRVGAELGQTLSPGAYGAQVEMGGLRPGLYLYRILAGDQMSAGRLVKLGEARGTGEATARFEAGSVDLNVRSASAFAAATLQIEVERAGYQPQSLERLVEEGEDVTVMLASDAGSTNEMIPLDMMGPNDTYYGLKGGLVDNGVPTVEAANDKIIIIAISMSNGFQEFSRFTELYEGHPDVSDQIVLINCAVGGSALESWLSEQTLWERCKDDITQNYSLDQVKVVWAKDANQDTADGITLPEANADYYDLINNIGALSQKIGEEFPSVQAIFHSSRIYGGYVEDRKQAARGEPISYEGGFAINAVIEKWQAGQLPGAPWIGWGPYIWANGTMMANASGILWSTADYQGTNGDNQHPSEAGAKKVADALHAFFMQFDWYRR from the coding sequence ATGACCTTTCTTTCCAAACGGTTGCTCGTTGTCTCGTTAAACGTTGCTTTTTTTGCTTGCCTGGTGTTGGCAAACCCAGTCCGGGCTCAGTCCAGCACCCTCGCGGCCCGGATCTGCGTCCGCGACGCCGCCGGCAACGCGGCCCTTTCGGGCGCCACAGTCACTGCTCGGAATGAGACCGCGACCCCCGCTTCTGGCGCGACCGGCGCCGACGGCTGCGTCGCGCTGGACGTCCCACTGGCCACCAGCACCGCCATCGACGACCCCATTCCGGGCGGCGCCTTTTCGGTCGGTGCGCCGTTCCCGCAGCCCGTGCGCGCAGCCACTACGATTCCGTTTTTGATTCCGGAGTCGCGATACGTGGCGTTTTCGATCTACGATCTCCTGGGCCGGCGGGTCGGTGCTGAACTCGGCCAGACGCTGTCGCCCGGCGCGTACGGCGCGCAGGTGGAGATGGGTGGCCTGCGTCCGGGGCTGTATCTCTACCGTATCCTGGCCGGCGACCAGATGTCCGCCGGGCGGCTCGTGAAGCTGGGAGAGGCGAGAGGCACTGGCGAGGCGACGGCTCGTTTTGAAGCCGGTTCGGTTGATCTGAACGTCCGTTCAGCCTCGGCTTTTGCGGCGGCGACGCTACAGATCGAGGTGGAACGCGCCGGCTATCAGCCGCAGTCGCTCGAGCGGCTGGTTGAGGAAGGGGAAGATGTGACGGTGATGCTGGCCAGCGACGCCGGCTCGACGAACGAGATGATTCCCCTTGATATGATGGGGCCTAACGACACGTATTACGGCCTCAAGGGGGGATTGGTGGATAACGGCGTCCCGACCGTCGAAGCGGCGAACGACAAGATCATCATCATCGCGATCTCGATGAGCAATGGCTTTCAGGAGTTTTCTCGGTTCACCGAGCTCTATGAAGGCCATCCAGACGTGTCGGATCAGATCGTGCTCATCAACTGTGCCGTGGGCGGCAGCGCGCTCGAAAGCTGGTTGTCGGAGCAGACGTTGTGGGAGCGCTGTAAGGACGATATCACCCAGAACTACTCGCTCGACCAGGTAAAAGTGGTCTGGGCCAAGGACGCCAACCAGGACACGGCTGACGGCATCACGCTGCCGGAAGCGAACGCCGATTATTACGACCTGATCAATAACATCGGGGCGTTGTCCCAGAAGATCGGGGAGGAGTTTCCATCCGTCCAGGCCATTTTTCATTCGAGCCGGATTTACGGCGGGTATGTGGAGGATCGGAAACAGGCGGCGCGGGGCGAGCCGATCTCGTACGAAGGGGGCTTTGCGATCAACGCCGTGATCGAAAAATGGCAGGCCGGCCAGCTACCAGGCGCCCCATGGATCGGCTGGGGCCCGTATATCTGGGCGAACGGGACGATGATGGCCAACGCGAGCGGCATCCTCTGGTCCACCGCCGACTACCAGGGTACCAACGGCGATAACCAGCATCCGTCCGAAGCCGGCGCGAAAAAGGTAGCCGACGCGTTGCACGCCTTTTTTATGCAATTCGATTGGTATCGGCGATAA
- a CDS encoding thiolase family protein: protein MRDVFIASAVRTPIGRFGGTLKDFTAADLGAHAMKAALARAGVNGSDLDFYIMGNVLRGGQGQLIPRQAAFKAGIPDNVDGMAIDMVCSSGMMSVMQAATMIRAGEAEVVLAGGMESMSTTGFYLSARARWGYKFLMGQPEGLTDLVLYDGLTDPMSGEAMGDQSERLAAEEGVTREMVDEVAFLSNQRAAEATQKGYFSAEIAPIEYRERKEVRVMDRDEGIRPETTMASLGGLKPAFGKDGVLTAGNSSQLSDGAAALVLAGGDAVKRLGLKPLARIARGAWSAGPSWRFIEAPVAAVERVQKQLGWSVSDIDLFENNEAFALSSVLFRKKLGVPYEKLNVHGGGIALGHPIGCSGARILVTLLHALVQQNKKRGLASLCHGTGGGTAVAVERV, encoded by the coding sequence ATGCGCGACGTATTCATCGCTTCCGCCGTCCGGACGCCCATCGGGCGGTTCGGGGGCACGCTCAAGGATTTCACGGCGGCTGATCTGGGCGCCCATGCGATGAAAGCGGCGCTCGCCCGCGCCGGTGTGAACGGGAGCGACCTCGACTTCTACATCATGGGCAACGTCCTCCGCGGAGGACAGGGGCAGCTGATCCCGCGCCAGGCGGCGTTTAAAGCCGGCATCCCGGACAACGTCGACGGCATGGCCATCGACATGGTTTGTTCCTCGGGCATGATGAGTGTGATGCAGGCCGCCACCATGATCCGGGCCGGCGAGGCGGAGGTCGTCCTGGCCGGCGGGATGGAGTCGATGTCGACCACGGGCTTCTACCTCTCCGCCCGCGCCCGCTGGGGCTATAAGTTTTTGATGGGTCAGCCTGAGGGGCTGACGGATCTGGTGTTGTACGATGGGTTGACCGACCCGATGTCCGGCGAGGCGATGGGGGACCAGTCCGAGCGCCTCGCGGCCGAAGAAGGGGTCACGCGGGAGATGGTGGATGAAGTGGCGTTTTTATCCAACCAGCGCGCCGCGGAAGCCACGCAAAAAGGCTATTTTTCGGCGGAAATCGCCCCGATCGAATACCGCGAGCGTAAGGAGGTGCGGGTGATGGATCGCGACGAGGGGATCCGCCCGGAGACGACGATGGCGTCGCTGGGGGGGCTAAAGCCGGCGTTCGGAAAGGACGGCGTGCTCACGGCCGGCAACAGCAGCCAGCTCAGCGATGGCGCCGCGGCGCTTGTCCTGGCCGGCGGCGATGCCGTGAAACGTCTCGGTTTGAAACCCCTCGCGCGGATCGCACGGGGCGCGTGGTCGGCCGGCCCGTCGTGGCGGTTCATCGAAGCCCCTGTCGCGGCGGTGGAGCGTGTCCAGAAACAGCTCGGCTGGTCGGTCTCGGATATCGATCTCTTCGAGAATAACGAGGCGTTTGCGCTCAGCAGCGTGCTGTTTCGGAAGAAACTGGGCGTCCCGTACGAAAAACTGAACGTCCATGGCGGCGGGATCGCGCTGGGCCACCCCATCGGCTGCTCCGGTGCGCGGATCCTGGTGACGCTCCTTCACGCACTCGTCCAGCAGAACAAAAAACGCGGCCTGGCTTCGCTCTGTCACGGGACGGGCGGCGGGACGGCCGTGGCGGTCGAGCGCGTGTAA
- a CDS encoding DUF4097 family beta strand repeat-containing protein, whose product MSRSTPTTKSESQALHKVFDVASSGRLFISVPGADIHLVSSDANRVQIDVFVSSPTENEALSFADQVMLRVRAVDKQTVRVESKSIYQDGFFGWNTSEVARMRLEISVPRSFNIDIQAAGCDLVMDNLKGQLALQVAGGSLTASRLQGKLEVFGYGSMLDIDGFEGSKLTIATSGGRLTARRLTAPKIAITASGTETTLSDLEGVTDLIFHSGSADVRGIKGPLEVHSTACACTLHLATIEDTQLEVSGGELAVHLARKAAARVLLEGRTLFFDDAFSFAGEREAERIDGHLNDGKNWLRASVASGAIRCVAA is encoded by the coding sequence ATGTCGAGAAGCACACCCACTACGAAGAGCGAGTCGCAGGCTTTACACAAAGTCTTCGATGTGGCGTCCTCCGGTCGCCTCTTTATCAGCGTTCCAGGCGCCGACATCCACCTCGTTTCGTCGGATGCGAATCGCGTTCAGATCGATGTATTCGTCTCCTCCCCCACCGAAAATGAGGCGCTGAGTTTTGCGGATCAAGTGATGCTCCGCGTGCGCGCGGTAGACAAGCAGACCGTCCGCGTCGAGTCGAAGTCCATTTACCAGGATGGGTTCTTCGGCTGGAATACCAGCGAGGTGGCCCGGATGCGGCTCGAGATCTCGGTCCCGCGCAGCTTCAACATCGACATCCAGGCGGCGGGATGTGATCTTGTGATGGACAACCTGAAAGGTCAGCTCGCGCTGCAAGTCGCCGGCGGTTCGCTCACGGCCAGCCGGCTCCAGGGAAAACTGGAGGTCTTCGGCTACGGCAGCATGCTCGACATCGACGGGTTCGAGGGCTCAAAACTGACGATCGCCACCTCCGGGGGCCGGCTCACGGCACGCCGACTCACGGCGCCCAAGATCGCCATCACGGCATCGGGGACGGAGACGACCCTTTCGGACCTCGAAGGCGTCACCGATCTCATCTTCCATAGTGGCTCCGCCGACGTACGCGGGATCAAAGGGCCCCTGGAAGTCCATTCCACCGCCTGTGCCTGTACCCTCCACCTTGCCACAATCGAGGACACCCAGCTGGAGGTTAGCGGCGGTGAACTGGCCGTCCACCTCGCGCGTAAAGCCGCAGCCCGCGTGCTGCTCGAAGGCCGTACGCTGTTTTTCGACGACGCTTTTTCCTTTGCCGGCGAACGCGAAGCGGAACGCATCGACGGGCACCTCAACGACGGCAAAAACTGGCTTAGAGCCTCGGTGGCTTCGGGGGCGATCCGCTGTGTGGCGGCTTGA
- a CDS encoding fasciclin domain-containing protein: MYTSLPFKRLFLPLVMVAVLFTGAGCDSNDDEEELQDIVGVATASGFTTLVAAIEAADLTETLQGAGPFTVFAPTEAAFAALPAGTLDTLLDPANQATLAGILTYHVVSGEVTAAQVVTLTSATTVNGATVAISVVDGAVFINDAEVTTTDIEASNGVIHIIDAVLLPPAGN, encoded by the coding sequence ATGTATACATCGCTTCCTTTTAAGCGTCTCTTCCTGCCCCTCGTCATGGTCGCCGTCCTCTTCACAGGCGCCGGCTGCGACTCCAACGACGACGAAGAAGAACTCCAGGACATCGTCGGCGTCGCCACGGCAAGTGGCTTTACGACGCTGGTGGCCGCCATCGAAGCCGCCGACCTGACCGAGACCCTCCAGGGCGCCGGTCCGTTTACGGTGTTTGCTCCGACGGAAGCTGCCTTCGCCGCCCTCCCCGCCGGCACGCTGGACACCCTGCTCGATCCGGCCAACCAGGCCACACTCGCCGGCATCCTCACCTACCACGTGGTGTCGGGTGAAGTGACGGCCGCCCAGGTGGTCACCCTCACCTCCGCGACGACGGTCAACGGCGCCACGGTGGCGATCAGCGTGGTCGACGGCGCGGTGTTCATCAACGACGCCGAGGTAACGACGACGGACATCGAGGCCTCCAACGGCGTCATCCATATCATCGATGCCGTGTTGCTCCCGCCAGCCGGCAATTGA
- a CDS encoding DUF4097 family beta strand repeat-containing protein, whose amino-acid sequence MNGLIDETQANQPARASAMNDHSRTDESPNDQMPAYKRIMLAILGALALMVLVNVVRGEFSDAGAERLVAVRHAFDTQRATVKVHVMHEGSGEEELMIDERFPAGDPAGLSVSVGDADVVMKNNETGEIHVEVYLKGTDMERARKYFETQAFEVFEENGTVFVKTAENIKWRGGWNTNGGAQITVIVHTPLDLTATIRTSDGDIAADDLRGEIQLTTSDGDIVAGALEGLSVAIRTSDGDIAARSLDAPEVSVVTSDGDIAIERAVGATVNIRTSDGDIVLADADGSVTLSTSDGDIQVDRLSGDEASLRTSDGDIVVREALTGSARVTTSDGSIVLQAVHGDIEARTSSGDLTVEFVEAGSVNLRTSDGDIAITAPRDLRATLLLRGESIRIDSGFSFDGILKKDEADGALNGGGSRFEASATSGEIVLREN is encoded by the coding sequence ATGAACGGCTTGATCGACGAGACCCAGGCCAACCAACCCGCGCGAGCGTCCGCCATGAACGATCACTCCAGAACCGACGAATCTCCAAACGATCAGATGCCGGCTTACAAACGTATCATGCTGGCGATTCTCGGTGCGCTGGCGCTGATGGTGCTCGTGAATGTGGTGAGAGGCGAATTTTCCGATGCCGGCGCAGAACGCCTCGTGGCGGTGCGCCACGCCTTCGACACGCAGCGCGCAACCGTGAAAGTCCATGTAATGCATGAGGGATCGGGCGAGGAGGAGTTGATGATCGATGAGCGATTCCCCGCCGGCGACCCGGCCGGCCTCTCTGTTTCAGTAGGTGATGCGGACGTCGTGATGAAGAACAACGAAACCGGCGAGATCCACGTGGAGGTGTATTTGAAAGGCACCGACATGGAGCGAGCCCGGAAGTACTTCGAAACGCAGGCGTTCGAAGTCTTCGAGGAAAACGGTACCGTGTTCGTGAAGACCGCTGAGAATATCAAGTGGCGTGGCGGGTGGAACACCAACGGCGGCGCGCAGATTACGGTCATCGTACACACCCCGCTTGACCTGACGGCCACCATCCGCACCTCCGACGGCGATATTGCCGCCGATGACCTCCGCGGCGAGATCCAACTGACAACCTCGGACGGCGACATCGTCGCCGGCGCTTTGGAAGGCCTGTCGGTCGCCATCCGCACCTCCGACGGCGACATCGCGGCGCGGTCCCTCGATGCCCCTGAAGTCAGCGTCGTGACGTCCGACGGCGACATCGCGATCGAGCGCGCCGTGGGCGCTACAGTGAACATCCGCACCTCCGACGGCGATATCGTGCTGGCCGATGCCGATGGTTCAGTCACGCTCAGCACATCGGACGGCGACATCCAGGTCGACCGCCTTTCGGGCGACGAGGCCTCGCTCCGCACTTCCGATGGAGACATCGTCGTGCGCGAAGCCCTCACTGGCTCGGCCCGAGTGACGACGTCGGACGGGAGCATCGTCTTGCAGGCGGTTCATGGGGATATCGAAGCCCGCACCTCCAGCGGTGATCTTACGGTCGAATTCGTCGAGGCAGGCTCCGTAAACCTGAGAACCAGCGACGGAGACATCGCGATTACCGCGCCTCGCGACCTCCGCGCCACCCTCTTGCTGCGGGGCGAGTCAATCCGTATCGACTCCGGTTTTTCCTTCGATGGCATCCTCAAAAAAGACGAAGCGGACGGAGCCCTGAACGGCGGCGGCAGCCGGTTTGAGGCCTCCGCGACGAGCGGGGAAATCGTGCTGCGAGAAAATTAA
- a CDS encoding thioredoxin domain-containing protein codes for MNSLKDEQSPYLRQHKDNPVHWRPWGEEAFRMAVAMDRPIFLSIGYSTCHWCHVMGHESFEDEGVADLLNAGFVSIKVDREERPDVDGVYMALCQLLTGRGGWPLTVIMTPDKKPFFVGTYIPKLSRFGHSGMMDLLPQTTELWAFRREEVLAAAENHHLLLRKQTLQGEAGEPLALDSIDIAYDELRIRYDNRYGGFGGAPKFPTPHRILFMLRFWQASKDPLALQMAGLTLMRMRLGGVFDQVGLGFHRYATDREWKLPHFEKMLYDQALIALACTEMYQAGRERRYAAIAEEVLVYVLRDLLAPEGAFFSAEDADSEGVEGKFYVWTTREVREVLGGTLASAFIEAYGLEDEGNFLDEATREKTGENIPLLRHRIEDMALNQGISPDVLEDMLQEARDRLFARRSERVRPGLDDKILTDWNGLMIVALARAGAAMDAPAYTDAARRAADFLLGALRRPDGRLLHRYRAGHAGIDANLDDYAFLIWGLLELYEACFDIRYLEESVALADTMLADFWDAERGGCYFTPAFGEPLLIRQKEAIDGATPSGNSVAMLVLLRLARMTGRTDFEEKADGIARWFSRTVYASPSSFTAMLCAVDFAIGPAFEIVLAGDPEAADTRALIRAVHERYVPNKVVLLRPPGEAGERLARLAPFTRAMTAPNGHAAVYVCEQFTCRQPVTRPEDLAALLGEV; via the coding sequence GTGAACAGTCTCAAAGACGAACAGAGTCCCTATCTCCGTCAGCATAAAGACAACCCGGTCCACTGGCGCCCGTGGGGGGAGGAGGCGTTCCGGATGGCGGTGGCGATGGACCGGCCGATCTTCCTCTCGATCGGGTATTCCACCTGCCATTGGTGCCACGTGATGGGGCATGAGTCGTTCGAGGATGAGGGCGTAGCAGACTTATTAAACGCTGGATTTGTGTCGATAAAGGTCGATCGCGAGGAGCGGCCGGATGTCGATGGCGTCTACATGGCGCTCTGTCAGCTCCTCACCGGCCGTGGCGGCTGGCCGCTGACGGTGATTATGACGCCGGATAAAAAGCCGTTTTTTGTGGGTACCTACATCCCCAAACTCAGTCGATTTGGCCACTCGGGCATGATGGATCTCCTCCCACAGACCACCGAGCTGTGGGCATTTCGTCGCGAGGAGGTGCTTGCGGCGGCAGAAAACCACCATCTCTTGCTGCGTAAACAGACGCTTCAGGGCGAAGCCGGCGAACCGCTCGCGCTCGACAGCATCGACATCGCCTACGACGAACTCCGCATCCGATACGACAACCGCTACGGGGGATTCGGTGGCGCCCCCAAATTTCCCACTCCGCACCGCATCCTGTTCATGCTGCGATTCTGGCAGGCGTCGAAGGACCCACTCGCCCTCCAGATGGCCGGCCTGACGCTCATGCGCATGCGCCTCGGCGGGGTGTTCGACCAGGTCGGGCTCGGCTTCCACCGGTATGCCACCGACCGTGAATGGAAACTGCCGCATTTTGAGAAAATGCTGTACGATCAGGCGCTGATCGCCCTCGCCTGTACCGAAATGTATCAGGCCGGCCGCGAACGCCGCTACGCAGCCATCGCCGAGGAGGTCTTGGTGTATGTCCTGCGCGACCTCCTGGCGCCGGAAGGGGCGTTCTTTTCGGCGGAGGACGCGGACAGCGAGGGCGTCGAGGGCAAATTCTATGTCTGGACCACGCGCGAAGTCCGCGAGGTCCTTGGGGGGACGCTCGCCTCAGCCTTTATCGAAGCGTATGGGCTGGAGGATGAGGGTAATTTCCTTGATGAGGCGACCCGCGAAAAAACGGGCGAGAATATCCCTCTCCTCCGCCACCGCATCGAGGACATGGCGCTGAATCAGGGCATCTCCCCGGATGTGTTGGAAGATATGCTGCAAGAGGCGCGCGACCGCCTTTTTGCCCGACGAAGCGAGCGCGTTCGTCCGGGGCTCGACGACAAAATCCTGACCGACTGGAACGGGCTGATGATCGTCGCGCTCGCCCGCGCCGGCGCCGCGATGGACGCGCCGGCGTATACCGACGCGGCGCGGCGCGCGGCCGACTTCCTCCTTGGCGCCCTCCGCCGGCCAGATGGCCGCCTCCTCCACCGCTACCGCGCCGGCCACGCAGGCATCGACGCCAACCTGGACGACTATGCGTTCCTGATCTGGGGCCTGCTCGAACTCTACGAGGCCTGCTTCGATATCCGGTACCTGGAGGAATCCGTCGCCCTTGCGGATACCATGCTTGCCGACTTCTGGGATGCCGAACGTGGAGGCTGTTACTTCACGCCGGCTTTCGGCGAACCGCTGCTCATCCGCCAGAAAGAGGCGATCGATGGCGCCACTCCGTCGGGTAACTCGGTGGCCATGCTCGTGCTCTTAAGACTCGCCCGGATGACCGGCCGCACGGACTTCGAGGAGAAGGCGGACGGCATCGCACGGTGGTTCTCGAGGACGGTGTACGCCTCGCCCTCCAGCTTTACCGCCATGCTGTGCGCGGTCGATTTTGCCATCGGCCCCGCTTTCGAAATCGTCCTCGCCGGCGATCCCGAGGCCGCTGACACCCGCGCGCTGATCCGCGCCGTCCACGAACGCTACGTCCCCAATAAAGTGGTGCTATTGCGGCCGCCAGGAGAAGCCGGAGAGCGCCTCGCCCGGCTTGCGCCTTTTACCCGCGCCATGACGGCACCGAATGGCCACGCCGCGGTATACGTGTGCGAACAATTTACCTGCCGCCAACCGGTCACGAGGCCTGAAGACCTGGCGGCTCTGCTGGGTGAAGTTTAA